One Terriglobales bacterium genomic window carries:
- a CDS encoding MFS transporter — MKSILRQPGLRFIFGANVISMLGSGMNSAAVTWYILQATHSETALGLLVVLQTIPAMLMLPFTGVIIDRQDRRYLVMMLDAARALVIVTVAVLVLRHQAQLWMLYLMNILVAAGFWMFWPTITALIQELTPEAQFVHANTFLLAGVQGGWLMAGALVGFVYNHIGLGGVLLIDCATYVVSFLCYFAVRKGKQVVQRPHEITAELKDAEGAFQRYWLELHEGLRYLRSKPYVVLLGTSWALFLGAMLTQGVLTAPLSDLVFHGGAVGYGWLNGGWGVGAFLSAWYAPAVIRALKARPALGLSMGLLAASLFLLPYSRWLALAVGVYGLMGTARGIAGISISTTMMELVPKHFMGRVQNTFYFFGTFIQVVMGLVVGVASQHIGLGLGFALVGGLYFIACLTAVWPVSHPAAAAETEAVG, encoded by the coding sequence ATGAAAAGCATCCTGCGGCAGCCCGGGCTGCGCTTCATCTTCGGCGCCAACGTGATCTCCATGCTGGGCAGCGGCATGAACTCCGCCGCGGTGACCTGGTACATCCTCCAGGCCACCCACTCGGAAACCGCCCTGGGCCTGCTGGTGGTGCTGCAGACCATCCCCGCCATGTTGATGCTGCCCTTCACCGGCGTGATTATCGACAGGCAGGACCGGCGCTATCTGGTGATGATGCTGGACGCGGCCCGCGCCCTGGTCATCGTGACCGTGGCGGTGCTGGTGCTGCGCCACCAGGCGCAGCTCTGGATGCTCTACCTGATGAACATCCTGGTGGCGGCCGGCTTCTGGATGTTCTGGCCCACCATCACGGCGCTCATCCAGGAACTGACCCCGGAGGCGCAGTTCGTCCACGCCAACACCTTCCTGCTGGCGGGGGTGCAGGGCGGCTGGCTGATGGCAGGCGCGCTGGTGGGCTTCGTCTACAACCATATCGGGCTGGGCGGGGTGCTGCTCATCGACTGCGCCACCTACGTGGTCTCGTTCCTCTGTTACTTCGCCGTGCGCAAGGGCAAGCAAGTAGTCCAGAGGCCGCACGAGATCACCGCCGAATTGAAGGACGCGGAGGGCGCCTTCCAGCGCTACTGGCTGGAACTGCACGAAGGCCTGCGCTACCTGCGCTCCAAGCCCTACGTGGTGCTGCTGGGGACGAGCTGGGCACTCTTCCTGGGCGCCATGCTCACCCAGGGCGTGCTGACCGCGCCGCTGAGCGACCTCGTCTTCCACGGCGGCGCGGTGGGCTACGGCTGGCTCAATGGAGGCTGGGGTGTGGGCGCCTTCCTGAGCGCCTGGTATGCGCCGGCGGTGATCCGCGCGCTGAAGGCGCGCCCAGCTCTGGGCCTCTCCATGGGACTGCTGGCCGCCAGCCTCTTCCTGCTGCCCTACTCGCGCTGGCTGGCACTCGCGGTGGGCGTCTACGGGCTGATGGGGACAGCCCGCGGCATCGCCGGCATCTCCATCTCCACCACCATGATGGAACTCGTGCCCAAGCACTTCATGGGGCGGGTGCAGAATACCTTCTACTTCTTCGGCACCTTCATCCAGGTGGTGATGGGGCTGGTGGTGGGGGTGGCCTCGCAGCACATCGGACTGGGCCTGGGCTTCGCCCTGGTGGGCGGGTTGTACTTCATCGCCTGCCTGACCGCGGTGTGGCCGGTGTCGCATCCGGCGGCGGCAGCGGAGACGGAAGCGGTGGGCTAG
- a CDS encoding enoyl-ACP reductase: MAGSLEGKTAVVFGVANKRSIAWAIAQQMQQAGARLAITYQNQRLEQEAKDLITALPGAEAFMCDVSRDEEIDRLFAQLQERYGKLDALVHSIAFAPAAELAGEFLATSREGFRVAHDVSVYSLVALARAAAPLMTDGGSILTLTYYGAEKVVPRYNVMGVAKAALEASVRYLAFDLGKRKIRVNAISAGPIKTLAARGISGFGDMLKGHVERAPLQRNVEVDEVGKTAVFLASDAASGITGEVVYVDCGYNIMGF; the protein is encoded by the coding sequence ATGGCAGGCAGCCTGGAAGGCAAGACGGCGGTGGTCTTCGGAGTGGCCAACAAGCGCAGCATCGCCTGGGCCATCGCCCAGCAGATGCAGCAGGCGGGCGCGCGCCTGGCCATCACCTACCAGAACCAGCGGCTGGAGCAGGAGGCCAAGGACCTGATCACCGCCCTGCCCGGGGCCGAGGCCTTCATGTGCGACGTCTCCCGCGACGAGGAGATCGACCGCCTCTTCGCCCAGCTCCAGGAGCGCTACGGCAAGCTGGACGCGCTGGTGCACAGCATCGCCTTCGCGCCCGCGGCCGAGCTCGCGGGCGAGTTCCTGGCTACCAGCCGCGAGGGCTTCCGCGTCGCCCACGACGTCAGCGTGTACTCGCTGGTAGCGCTGGCGCGGGCGGCGGCGCCGCTGATGACCGACGGCGGCTCCATCCTCACCCTGACCTACTACGGCGCGGAGAAGGTGGTGCCACGCTACAACGTGATGGGGGTGGCCAAGGCGGCGCTGGAGGCTTCGGTGCGCTACCTGGCCTTCGACCTGGGCAAGCGCAAGATCCGGGTGAACGCCATCTCCGCCGGGCCCATCAAGACGCTGGCCGCGCGCGGCATCTCCGGTTTCGGCGACATGCTGAAGGGACACGTCGAGCGCGCTCCCCTGCAGCGCAACGTGGAGGTGGACGAGGTGGGCAAGACCGCGGTCTTCCTGGCCTCGGACGCGGCCAGCGGCATCACCGGCGAGGTCGTCTACGTCGACTGCGGCTACAACATCATGGGGTTCTGA
- the tsaE gene encoding tRNA (adenosine(37)-N6)-threonylcarbamoyltransferase complex ATPase subunit type 1 TsaE: MKKEFSTHSAEETVALGRRLAADLQPPRLVLLRGELGAGKTTLIKGIAEGFDAARQDQVTSPTFTLVHEYRSPRVNVYHVDLYRVDTPRELETLGLDDLFADNAVLLIEWGEKFERFRRERDVEIALERTGENERKIVFTAEHAGNAETIRSKQKKH, encoded by the coding sequence ATGAAGAAGGAATTCAGCACGCACTCCGCCGAGGAGACGGTCGCGCTGGGGCGCCGTCTGGCCGCGGACCTCCAGCCGCCGCGACTGGTCCTGCTGCGCGGTGAGTTGGGGGCAGGGAAGACCACGCTCATCAAGGGCATCGCCGAGGGCTTCGACGCCGCCCGCCAGGACCAGGTCACCAGCCCCACCTTCACCCTGGTGCACGAGTACCGCTCGCCCCGGGTGAACGTCTATCACGTGGATCTCTACCGCGTGGACACGCCGCGCGAGCTGGAGACTCTTGGGCTGGACGATCTCTTCGCCGACAACGCCGTCCTGCTCATCGAGTGGGGAGAGAAGTTCGAGCGCTTCCGCCGCGAGCGCGATGTCGAGATCGCCCTGGAGCGCACCGGCGAGAACGAAAGAAAGATCGTCTTCACCGCCGAGCACGCAGGGAACGCAGAGACGATAAGATCAAAACAGAAGAAGCATTGA
- a CDS encoding potassium channel protein: MKALRNLKLVLAALLLLTLVGMAGFHYIEGWPWFDGLYMTVTTFTTIGYQEVHPLSHAGRVFNLFLIFAGVGLLFLTIGTLTQALLEFELTSFFGRRRMEREIGRLSDHYILCGAGRVGRSAARELIRRPAPFVIIEQNEDKVAHVGAGEWLTLIGDATQESVLRQAQIERARGLVAATTTDATNIYIVLTARALNPKLRILARASEEDAEKHLLTAGADSVISPYTFAGHRIAQSFLRPNVLDFLDIATARKGKLGLEIEEVFVERASRFAGATIEGSRIRQEMGVIVLAIKRGESMRFNPSPEDAIEQGDYLIVMGERANLDRLEETAAAPR; encoded by the coding sequence GTGAAGGCCCTGCGCAACCTGAAGCTCGTCCTGGCGGCGCTGCTGCTGCTCACCCTGGTGGGCATGGCCGGCTTCCACTACATCGAAGGCTGGCCCTGGTTCGACGGCCTCTACATGACCGTCACCACCTTCACCACCATCGGCTACCAGGAGGTCCACCCGCTCAGCCACGCCGGGCGGGTCTTCAACCTCTTCCTGATCTTCGCCGGGGTGGGCCTGCTGTTCCTCACCATCGGTACCCTCACCCAGGCTTTGTTAGAATTCGAGCTGACCAGCTTCTTCGGCAGGAGACGCATGGAACGCGAGATCGGCCGGCTCTCCGACCACTACATCCTCTGCGGCGCCGGGCGGGTAGGCCGCAGCGCCGCCCGCGAGCTCATCCGCCGCCCCGCCCCCTTCGTCATCATCGAGCAGAACGAGGACAAGGTCGCGCACGTGGGCGCGGGCGAGTGGCTCACCCTGATCGGCGACGCCACCCAGGAGAGCGTGCTGCGCCAGGCGCAGATCGAGCGCGCGCGTGGCCTGGTGGCCGCCACCACCACCGACGCGACCAACATTTACATCGTGCTCACCGCTCGCGCCCTGAATCCCAAGCTGCGCATCCTGGCGCGCGCCAGCGAAGAAGACGCGGAGAAGCACCTGCTCACCGCCGGCGCCGACTCCGTCATCTCCCCCTACACCTTCGCCGGCCACCGCATCGCGCAGAGCTTCCTGCGCCCCAACGTGCTCGACTTCCTCGACATCGCCACCGCCCGCAAGGGCAAGCTCGGCCTGGAGATCGAGGAGGTCTTCGTGGAGCGGGCCTCGCGCTTCGCCGGCGCGACCATCGAAGGCTCGCGCATCCGCCAGGAGATGGGCGTGATCGTGCTCGCCATCAAGCGCGGCGAAAGCATGCGCTTCAACCCCTCCCCCGAGGACGCCATCGAGCAGGGCGACTACCTCATCGTGATGGGCGAGCGCGCCAACCTGGACCGGCTGGAAGAGACGGCCGCCGCCCCGCGATGA
- a CDS encoding DUF6709 family protein — protein MEDGYIAQQIRRCNRNSLAFFAVTMAVLLLATAASWRYLYNFFRGPFPTDPFQLLTVNDPGTLRQYFVTIPAGEPINTGGSEEEDGQTKARFVAVVVGHRFLLVKAPLNEQKKFTGELTTIPEEVRSKIVAPSEASQEGLQGSFLPVMLDASDSFRTAGFVGLGFGLLLAVIAAMILRTGYSSDPARHPIALRLQTLGPGMDLAANIDQEMNSGQALKFGSSAVLTPSWLLGPGTFSLKLLRLQDLVWFYKKVTQHRVNFVPTGKTYSVVLWDRSKTTFLIEMGRNQTAGDALLQELVRRAPWAIAGYGADLQKLWVKDYRQVVAAVEERKARAKGVGSPS, from the coding sequence ATGGAAGACGGCTACATCGCACAGCAGATCCGGCGCTGCAACCGCAACTCCCTGGCGTTCTTCGCGGTCACCATGGCGGTCCTGTTGCTGGCGACCGCCGCGAGCTGGCGCTATCTCTACAACTTCTTCCGCGGGCCGTTCCCCACCGATCCTTTCCAGTTGCTCACGGTGAACGATCCCGGCACCCTGAGGCAGTACTTCGTGACCATCCCGGCCGGCGAGCCCATCAACACCGGCGGCTCCGAAGAGGAGGACGGGCAGACGAAAGCCCGGTTTGTGGCGGTGGTGGTTGGGCATCGCTTCCTGCTGGTGAAGGCGCCGCTCAACGAACAGAAGAAGTTCACCGGCGAACTGACCACCATCCCGGAGGAGGTGCGCAGCAAGATCGTGGCGCCCAGCGAGGCCAGCCAGGAGGGCCTGCAAGGATCGTTCCTGCCGGTCATGCTCGATGCCAGCGACAGCTTCCGCACCGCCGGCTTTGTGGGCCTTGGCTTCGGCCTGCTGTTGGCCGTGATCGCGGCCATGATCCTGCGCACCGGCTATTCCTCGGACCCCGCCCGCCACCCCATAGCCCTTCGCCTGCAGACGCTGGGCCCCGGAATGGACCTGGCCGCCAACATCGACCAGGAGATGAACTCGGGACAAGCGCTGAAGTTCGGGTCGTCGGCCGTCCTCACGCCCTCCTGGCTGCTGGGTCCCGGCACCTTCTCGCTGAAGCTGCTGCGCCTGCAGGACCTGGTCTGGTTCTACAAGAAGGTCACGCAGCACCGGGTGAACTTCGTGCCCACCGGCAAGACCTACTCGGTCGTACTCTGGGACCGAAGCAAGACCACCTTCCTGATCGAGATGGGGCGCAACCAGACCGCCGGCGACGCCCTGCTGCAGGAGCTGGTACGGCGGGCGCCCTGGGCCATCGCCGGCTACGGCGCCGACCTGCAAAAGCTCTGGGTGAAGGACTACCGCCAAGTGGTGGCCGCGGTGGAGGAGCGCAAGGCGCGCGCCAAAGGAGTGGGCAGCCCTTCTTAG
- a CDS encoding NAD(P)H-hydrate dehydratase — MKIVTADEMRSIDRLTSERFGVPSLTLMENAGSAVAAFVLEGYPGAKTIGVICGKGNNGGDGFVCARRLRAAGKKVSVLLLAAPAELRGDAAAMFKKMGIKPVAAREEKHLAAPAAQRVFGCDLLVDALLGTGFQPPVKGLYAEAVRRMWECARDGRHVVAVDIPSGADADLRTPVDRQGPVAPAEATVSFTAPRPAHVFGSLGEESAVAVSPIGSPPEAIESELDLEVITPQDIAGAVAPRSPQAHKGDFGHVLVIGGSLGKAGAAAMAGMAALRAGAGLVTVATPKSVLPTVAGFAPEIMTEPLDETDAGTISLRALEYGRMDGLIQGKDVLAIGPGISRHPETAQLVRTVVTQAELPVVLDADGLNAFEKHPEELDGRNRTLVLTPHPGEMARLAGISTEQVQRDRLGVARRFAQGHHCIVVLKGHRTIVAFPDGRAWINPTGNPGMATGGTGDILTGLIAGLVPQGGKAAPALPALAGVYLHGLAGDLAAERLGQHSLVASSLLKFLPDAFLLARRLARSKFAWVQLGAQPSRLLAR; from the coding sequence ATGAAGATCGTCACTGCCGACGAGATGCGCTCGATCGATCGCCTCACCAGCGAGCGCTTCGGCGTGCCCTCGCTCACCCTGATGGAGAACGCCGGCTCCGCCGTGGCCGCGTTCGTCCTCGAGGGGTATCCGGGTGCGAAGACCATCGGCGTGATCTGCGGCAAAGGCAACAACGGCGGCGACGGCTTCGTCTGTGCCCGCCGCCTGCGCGCGGCCGGGAAGAAGGTCTCAGTCCTGCTGCTGGCCGCGCCCGCAGAACTGCGCGGCGACGCTGCCGCCATGTTCAAGAAGATGGGCATCAAGCCGGTGGCGGCACGCGAGGAGAAGCACCTGGCGGCTCCGGCCGCGCAGCGCGTCTTCGGCTGCGACCTCCTGGTGGATGCCCTGCTGGGCACCGGCTTCCAGCCGCCGGTCAAAGGCCTGTACGCCGAGGCCGTCCGGCGGATGTGGGAGTGCGCGCGCGACGGCCGGCACGTGGTCGCGGTGGACATCCCTTCGGGAGCCGACGCCGATCTGCGCACTCCGGTGGACAGGCAGGGGCCGGTCGCTCCCGCCGAGGCCACGGTCAGCTTCACCGCGCCCCGCCCCGCGCACGTCTTCGGTTCCCTGGGCGAGGAGAGTGCGGTCGCGGTCTCGCCCATCGGCTCGCCTCCCGAGGCGATCGAGTCGGAGCTGGATCTCGAGGTCATCACCCCCCAGGACATCGCGGGGGCGGTCGCTCCGCGCTCTCCCCAGGCCCACAAGGGCGATTTCGGCCACGTGCTGGTGATCGGCGGCTCGCTGGGCAAAGCGGGGGCGGCGGCCATGGCCGGCATGGCGGCGCTGCGCGCGGGCGCCGGCCTGGTCACGGTCGCCACACCCAAGTCCGTCCTGCCCACGGTCGCCGGCTTCGCGCCGGAGATCATGACCGAGCCCCTGGACGAGACAGATGCAGGTACGATCTCGCTGCGCGCCCTGGAGTACGGCCGCATGGACGGGCTCATTCAGGGGAAGGACGTGCTGGCCATCGGCCCCGGCATCTCGCGCCACCCCGAGACCGCGCAGTTGGTGCGCACCGTCGTGACCCAGGCGGAGCTGCCGGTGGTACTCGATGCCGACGGTCTCAACGCCTTTGAGAAGCACCCCGAGGAGCTGGATGGCCGCAACCGTACTCTGGTGCTCACTCCCCATCCCGGCGAGATGGCGCGGCTGGCGGGTATCTCCACCGAGCAGGTGCAGCGGGACCGCCTGGGCGTGGCCCGCCGCTTCGCGCAAGGGCACCATTGCATAGTCGTGCTGAAGGGACATCGCACCATCGTCGCTTTTCCCGACGGCCGCGCCTGGATCAATCCCACCGGCAATCCTGGCATGGCGACCGGCGGCACCGGCGACATCCTGACCGGCCTGATCGCCGGGCTCGTTCCCCAGGGAGGCAAAGCGGCGCCGGCGCTACCTGCCCTCGCCGGCGTCTACCTGCACGGCCTGGCCGGCGACCTGGCGGCGGAGCGCCTGGGCCAGCACTCGCTGGTCGCCTCCTCGCTGCTCAAGTTCCTGCCCGATGCCTTCCTGCTCGCGCGCCGGCTGGCGCGGTCGAAGTTCGCCTGGGTCCAGCTCGGCGCCCAACCCAGCCGCCTGCTCGCGCGATGA
- a CDS encoding tetratricopeptide repeat protein — MRIRCCVLFLLLVLQPLLHAQVTSILIPAGTPEDKAIQAITAEADAQKKTALLQQMAKDFASNPNAVAYACSQLAQQATAAGDAAQALTYLDQAVAAQPDNLDLLVLRVQAAVQLKQNAKAVDSAVQGGTAYLGIGKEAKPAGMSDEDFARHSEEARAANKNSYDFLENSAYAAISAESDAKLRLDEIERFNAAFPKSAYKPALSQLALYALQQEGNWDKLYDFGEKLVASDPDNFTTLALLASAYSEDPKNAHLDKVMEYGQKAVTLAKPDDPAADQPHKLSAGLAYSAMGYALMKERKTAQAAVDLKKAADLLESNPDACAPVLYRLGNAYAMLRRYAEARAVLTKAAAIPGPVQQPARVLLEQVKEKMGK; from the coding sequence ATGAGGATCCGCTGCTGCGTGCTGTTCCTGCTGCTTGTCCTGCAGCCGCTGCTCCACGCCCAGGTCACCTCCATCCTGATCCCGGCGGGAACGCCCGAGGACAAGGCCATCCAGGCCATCACCGCGGAGGCCGACGCGCAGAAAAAGACCGCGCTGCTGCAACAGATGGCCAAGGACTTCGCCTCCAATCCCAACGCCGTGGCCTATGCCTGTTCCCAGCTGGCGCAACAGGCGACGGCGGCCGGTGACGCCGCCCAGGCGCTCACCTACCTGGACCAGGCGGTGGCCGCCCAGCCCGACAACCTCGATCTGCTGGTGCTGCGGGTGCAGGCCGCCGTGCAGCTCAAGCAGAACGCCAAGGCGGTGGACAGCGCCGTGCAAGGCGGCACCGCCTACCTGGGCATCGGCAAGGAGGCCAAACCCGCGGGCATGAGCGACGAGGACTTCGCCCGCCACTCCGAGGAAGCCCGCGCCGCCAACAAGAACTCCTACGACTTTCTGGAGAACTCCGCCTACGCCGCCATCTCCGCCGAGAGCGACGCCAAGCTGCGCCTGGACGAGATCGAGCGCTTCAACGCCGCCTTCCCCAAGTCGGCCTACAAGCCGGCGCTCTCCCAGTTGGCCCTCTACGCCCTCCAGCAGGAGGGCAACTGGGACAAGCTCTACGACTTCGGGGAGAAGTTGGTGGCCTCCGACCCGGACAACTTCACCACCCTGGCGCTGCTGGCCAGCGCCTACTCCGAGGACCCCAAGAACGCGCACCTGGACAAGGTGATGGAGTACGGCCAGAAAGCAGTGACGCTGGCCAAGCCCGACGATCCCGCCGCCGATCAGCCGCACAAGCTCTCCGCCGGCCTGGCCTACTCCGCCATGGGCTACGCCCTGATGAAGGAGCGCAAGACCGCCCAGGCGGCCGTGGACCTGAAGAAGGCCGCCGACCTGCTGGAGAGCAACCCCGACGCCTGCGCTCCCGTGCTCTACCGCCTGGGCAACGCCTACGCCATGCTGCGGCGCTACGCCGAGGCGCGCGCCGTGCTCACCAAGGCTGCCGCCATTCCCGGTCCGGTGCAGCAGCCCGCGCGCGTCCTGCTGGAGCAGGTGAAGGAGAAGATGGGGAAGTAG